From Helicobacter sp. MIT 05-5293, one genomic window encodes:
- the oadA gene encoding sodium-extruding oxaloacetate decarboxylase subunit alpha: MIKITENSLRDGHQSLLATRMRTSDMLEAAKIFEEIGFHSVEVWGGATYDTCLRYLKEDPFERLSELKKIFVKTPLQMLLRGQNLIGYRHYADDVVETFIRLSSEAGMDIFRIFDAFNDARNLKKSIESVKKYGKHAQGAICYTTSPVHTTKVFVSYAKELVSMGCDSIAIKDMAGLITPFAAYELVKALKEELGVYLCLHTHSTAGFAFGSHLKAVEAGVDVLDLANSALSEGTSHPCAQSMVATLKDTQWDTGLDLAKMEAAAEILRKNRRKYKKFESSYNQIDTRVLVSQIPGGMISNMANQLREQNALDRMDDVMKEIPHVRADFGYVPLVTPSSQIVGTQAVLNVLMGERYKTITTETRNVMRGLYGKTPAPTSAELKKKVLAQGEKVIDVRPADLLEPEMPRAREESKAFARSEQDVVSYAMFGAIAQTFLEERNANALKPESLEVFEDKNDAKLPKEFEIVVNGEHYQIKVEGSGEKTDDVRPFFIRIDGELKEVFVEATDQTSENKPIKEHKTGSLPQATAPGHATSPMPGTLTKIKVKVGDKVKRGNTLAIVEAMKMENEVLAPMDGVIKEIYATQGMQIGSDVAIMLLVGQ, translated from the coding sequence ATGATCAAAATTACAGAAAATAGTTTGCGTGATGGACATCAATCACTTTTAGCGACAAGAATGCGCACAAGTGATATGCTTGAGGCTGCAAAAATATTCGAAGAAATTGGGTTTCATAGTGTAGAGGTTTGGGGAGGCGCGACTTATGACACTTGTTTGCGTTATCTCAAAGAAGATCCTTTTGAACGCTTATCGGAATTGAAGAAGATTTTTGTGAAAACACCTTTGCAAATGCTTTTACGCGGACAGAATCTCATCGGTTATCGTCATTATGCTGATGATGTAGTGGAGACTTTTATTAGGCTTTCAAGTGAAGCAGGTATGGATATTTTCAGAATCTTTGATGCGTTTAATGATGCACGCAATCTCAAAAAATCTATAGAATCTGTAAAGAAGTATGGCAAACACGCGCAAGGAGCGATTTGTTATACAACTTCGCCCGTGCATACAACAAAAGTTTTTGTGAGTTATGCAAAAGAGCTTGTGAGTATGGGTTGTGATTCTATTGCGATTAAAGATATGGCAGGATTGATTACGCCTTTTGCAGCTTATGAATTGGTCAAAGCACTTAAAGAAGAGTTAGGTGTGTATTTGTGTTTGCACACACATTCTACTGCTGGTTTTGCCTTTGGTTCTCATCTTAAGGCAGTTGAGGCAGGTGTTGATGTGCTTGATTTGGCAAATTCGGCTTTAAGTGAAGGCACGAGCCACCCTTGCGCACAATCAATGGTCGCTACCTTGAAAGATACACAATGGGATACAGGTTTGGATTTGGCAAAAATGGAAGCAGCAGCCGAGATTTTGCGTAAAAATAGACGCAAATATAAGAAATTTGAATCTTCATATAATCAAATCGATACACGCGTGCTTGTCAGTCAGATTCCCGGTGGTATGATTTCTAATATGGCAAATCAACTAAGAGAGCAAAATGCACTTGATCGAATGGACGATGTGATGAAAGAGATTCCTCATGTGCGGGCAGATTTTGGATATGTGCCTTTGGTTACGCCTTCAAGTCAGATTGTGGGCACTCAAGCAGTGCTTAATGTGCTTATGGGTGAGCGATACAAAACTATCACGACAGAAACACGCAATGTGATGAGAGGGCTTTATGGTAAGACACCTGCACCAACAAGTGCAGAACTCAAAAAGAAGGTCTTAGCACAAGGAGAAAAGGTGATTGATGTTCGTCCTGCGGATTTGCTTGAGCCTGAAATGCCTCGTGCAAGAGAAGAGAGTAAAGCATTTGCACGAAGTGAGCAAGATGTCGTTTCGTATGCAATGTTTGGTGCAATTGCGCAAACTTTTTTAGAAGAACGCAATGCAAATGCGCTTAAACCCGAATCTTTGGAAGTCTTTGAGGATAAAAATGATGCAAAATTGCCCAAAGAGTTTGAAATCGTTGTCAATGGGGAACATTATCAAATCAAAGTTGAGGGAAGTGGAGAGAAAACAGACGATGTGCGTCCTTTCTTTATACGCATTGATGGGGAGTTAAAGGAGGTTTTTGTCGAGGCGACAGATCAGACATCAGAAAATAAGCCTATCAAAGAGCATAAAACAGGTTCTTTGCCTCAAGCAACAGCTCCCGGACACGCTACATCACCTATGCCGGGCACATTGACAAAAATCAAAGTCAAAGTAGGTGATAAAGTCAAACGAGGCAATACTCTTGCGATTGTCGAAGCAATGAAAATGGAGAATGAAGTGCTTGCACCAATGGACGGAGTGATTAAAGAAATTTATGCCACACAGGGAATGCAAATCGGCAGTGATGTCGCTATTATGCTTTTGGTCGGTCAGTGA
- a CDS encoding aminotransferase class V-fold PLP-dependent enzyme, with protein MIYLDNAATSFPKPQCVVDAVSNFLTHIGATPGRSAHSLSIQSGRLLYETRLALANFIKQEDERRIIFTSNATSAINAVLYGLLKPNDKVITTALEHNSVIRPLHTLSQRRNIRIHIIESSPFCEIDLDSLEQELKDARVLVCTYANNVTGAVLPIKTLRELTHQYGVLMVLDASQAIGSLEVLAAQADIICASCHKGLYAPSSLGFISLNPAFDEEMLDHFMQGGSGSRSENIEHPIELPDKYECGTPNMCAIAGLYAGIEWLNQQGLEKIHTSQMALWNQLYQGIFSLENIKIYDVCASHLATLAFNIEGFSPSEVGLRLDQEFGILTRVGLHCSPLTHKSIGSFALGGSVRISIGAFNTAEEIDKAIEAIAHIAHCLRR; from the coding sequence GTGATTTATTTAGATAATGCTGCGACTAGTTTTCCTAAACCACAATGTGTGGTTGATGCGGTAAGCAATTTTTTAACACATATCGGTGCGACACCGGGTCGGAGTGCGCATAGTTTGTCAATCCAGTCAGGGCGTTTGCTTTATGAAACGCGCTTGGCTTTGGCAAATTTCATCAAACAAGAAGACGAGAGACGCATTATTTTTACTTCTAATGCTACAAGTGCTATTAATGCGGTGCTTTATGGACTTTTAAAACCTAATGACAAAGTGATTACCACAGCTTTAGAGCATAATAGCGTGATTCGCCCTTTGCATACATTAAGCCAACGCAGGAATATTCGTATCCATATTATAGAATCTTCTCCTTTTTGTGAGATTGATTTGGATTCTCTCGAACAAGAATTAAAAGATGCAAGGGTATTAGTCTGCACTTATGCTAATAATGTTACAGGTGCGGTGCTTCCCATAAAAACCTTGCGTGAGCTGACGCATCAATATGGCGTGTTGATGGTGCTTGATGCCTCACAAGCCATAGGGAGTTTAGAAGTTTTAGCAGCTCAAGCGGATATTATTTGTGCTTCTTGTCATAAGGGATTATATGCTCCTAGTAGTTTAGGATTTATCAGTTTGAATCCTGCGTTTGATGAAGAGATGCTTGATCATTTTATGCAAGGGGGTAGTGGCTCAAGAAGTGAAAATATCGAACACCCCATTGAATTGCCTGATAAATATGAATGTGGCACACCAAATATGTGTGCTATTGCCGGGCTTTATGCTGGGATTGAATGGCTTAATCAACAAGGTTTAGAGAAGATTCACACCTCTCAAATGGCACTTTGGAATCAGCTTTATCAGGGAATTTTCTCTCTTGAAAATATAAAGATATATGATGTTTGCGCATCTCATTTAGCCACACTCGCTTTTAATATTGAAGGATTCTCACCTTCAGAAGTGGGACTGCGACTTGATCAGGAATTTGGCATACTCACACGCGTAGGGTTACATTGCTCACCTTTAACCCATAAAAGTATCGGAAGTTTTGCATTAGGAGGGAGTGTGAGAATCAGTATAGGAGCATTTAATACTGCTGAAGAAATCGACAAAGCCATTGAGGCGATTGCTCATATTGCTCATTGTTTGCGGAGGTAA
- the carB gene encoding carbamoyl-phosphate synthase large subunit, giving the protein MPKRTDIHTILLIGSGPIVIGQACEFDYSGTQAVKTLKSLGYKVVLINSNPATIMTDPDFADRTYIEPITEEVIANIIKKEKIDAILPTMGGQTALNVAMAMHEKGMLEGVKFLGANPEAIKKGEDRQAFKEAMLKIGMDLPKSRYAYTEDEALKAAKEIGFPLIIRASYTLAGGGSGVAYNIDEFKAVAKNGLEVSPINEILIEESLLGWKEYEMEVIRDKHDNCIIVCSIENLDPMGVHTGDSITIAPALTLTDKEYQRMRDASFKILREIGVDTGGSNVQFAINPQNGRMTVIEMNPRVSRSSALASKATGYPIAKVATMLAVGFSLDEIKNDITGTPASFEPSIDYIVTKIPRFTFEKFPKADSTLTTGMKSIGEVMAIGGIFKESLQKAMCSLEIGIFGFNKISQDLDLIKKEIRRPNANRLLYVAEGFRQGMSINEVHELSKIDRWFLNEIYEIIAAEKDITTEILSNPDLMRRIKSYGFSDKMIAYLLKSNENLEMSESEIYQARMNHAIKLEYREVDTCAAEFPSLTSYLYSTIGNYQSLATPLQNQDSQNKVLIIGGGPNRIGQGIEFDYCCVHASFALKDLGVQSIMYNCNPETVSTDYDTSDVLYFEPIDFEHVRSVIEREKPNGIIVHFGGQTPLKLAHSLNKINGKIIGTSVKAIDIAEDREKFAQFVNELGLNQPQNGIAFEKEQAFAIANRIGFPVLVRPSYVLGGRAMRIVYGDNDLKAYMDEVIAVSDSAPVLIDKFLEQATEFDVDCVSDGKDVYIGGIMEHIEEAGIHSGDSASSLPAVNVSQEMLNEIIDTTAKIALKLGVIGLMNVQYAISENKLYLIEVNPRASRTVPFVSKATGIPLAKVATRVMWHHSIEQKTNQESNHSTLSTDKSQGVLEEALAFYDKYNMIRKHKSFLIDQTSHIIYEPKNTHYCSIKESVFPFNKLPGADLSLGPEMKSTGEVMGIGKSFGIAFGKSQLACKNALPKVGQIFLSLADQDKKLGIELGKKLTELGFVVCATEGTYHILNEHQIPAKHILKVSEGRPNIIDLMTNAQIDLAINTSDHSSNKEDTLLIRTQIIKNAIPYFTTLSAAQVALEAIKQMRENNIDEAYALQDYLRKQ; this is encoded by the coding sequence ATGCCCAAACGCACTGACATTCATACAATTCTCCTCATCGGCTCTGGTCCTATTGTCATCGGGCAAGCTTGCGAGTTTGACTATTCAGGCACACAGGCAGTCAAAACACTCAAATCTTTAGGCTATAAAGTTGTCCTTATTAATTCCAATCCTGCTACAATTATGACAGACCCGGATTTTGCTGACCGCACCTATATTGAGCCAATCACTGAAGAAGTCATTGCTAACATCATTAAAAAAGAAAAAATCGATGCTATTTTGCCCACAATGGGCGGACAAACCGCGCTCAATGTCGCAATGGCAATGCACGAAAAAGGTATGCTTGAGGGTGTAAAATTTCTCGGCGCAAATCCGGAGGCAATCAAAAAAGGCGAAGACAGGCAGGCTTTTAAAGAAGCGATGCTCAAAATCGGTATGGATTTACCCAAATCGCGTTACGCCTACACCGAAGATGAAGCCCTCAAAGCAGCAAAAGAAATCGGATTCCCTCTTATTATTCGTGCGAGCTACACACTAGCAGGAGGTGGTAGCGGTGTAGCTTATAATATTGATGAGTTTAAGGCTGTGGCAAAAAATGGCTTGGAAGTCAGTCCGATTAATGAGATTCTGATTGAAGAATCATTGCTCGGCTGGAAAGAATACGAAATGGAGGTAATCCGCGACAAACACGATAATTGCATTATCGTTTGTAGCATTGAGAATCTCGACCCAATGGGTGTGCATACAGGAGATTCTATCACGATTGCCCCTGCACTCACCCTTACAGATAAAGAATACCAAAGAATGCGCGATGCAAGCTTTAAAATCTTACGCGAAATTGGCGTAGATACGGGCGGAAGCAATGTGCAATTTGCGATTAACCCCCAAAATGGCAGAATGACCGTGATTGAGATGAACCCGCGCGTTTCGCGAAGTTCGGCACTTGCGAGCAAAGCCACGGGTTACCCGATTGCCAAAGTCGCGACAATGCTTGCTGTGGGCTTTAGCCTTGATGAGATTAAAAATGACATCACCGGCACACCGGCAAGCTTTGAACCTAGCATTGATTATATCGTTACCAAGATTCCACGCTTTACTTTTGAGAAATTCCCTAAGGCAGATTCTACACTCACCACAGGCATGAAGTCTATCGGTGAAGTAATGGCGATTGGCGGGATATTTAAAGAATCTTTGCAAAAAGCAATGTGTAGTCTTGAAATAGGAATCTTTGGATTCAATAAAATTTCACAAGATTTGGATTTAATCAAAAAAGAAATCCGCCGTCCAAATGCTAACCGCCTACTCTATGTCGCAGAGGGCTTTAGACAAGGAATGAGTATTAATGAAGTGCATGAGTTAAGCAAGATTGATCGGTGGTTTTTAAATGAAATCTATGAAATCATCGCAGCAGAAAAAGACATTACAACTGAAATTTTGAGTAACCCCGACCTTATGCGCAGAATCAAAAGCTATGGTTTTAGCGATAAGATGATTGCTTATCTACTCAAAAGTAATGAGAATCTCGAGATGAGCGAGAGTGAAATCTATCAAGCGCGTATGAATCATGCTATCAAACTTGAATATCGCGAAGTCGATACTTGTGCAGCAGAATTCCCTAGTCTCACGAGCTATCTTTACTCAACCATTGGCAATTATCAATCCTTGGCAACGCCTTTACAAAATCAAGATTCTCAAAACAAGGTTTTAATCATCGGTGGAGGACCTAATCGTATCGGGCAAGGGATTGAGTTTGATTATTGCTGTGTGCATGCGAGTTTTGCACTTAAGGATTTAGGTGTGCAAAGTATTATGTATAACTGCAATCCCGAAACCGTTAGCACTGATTATGACACAAGTGATGTGCTGTATTTTGAACCCATTGACTTTGAACATGTGCGCTCCGTAATTGAGCGTGAAAAGCCAAATGGTATTATCGTGCATTTTGGGGGGCAAACACCACTTAAACTCGCACATTCTTTAAACAAAATCAATGGTAAGATTATTGGCACTTCCGTGAAAGCCATTGATATTGCTGAAGATAGAGAAAAATTCGCTCAATTTGTCAATGAATTAGGTTTGAATCAGCCTCAAAATGGTATTGCTTTTGAAAAAGAGCAGGCCTTTGCGATTGCCAACAGAATCGGTTTTCCGGTGCTTGTGCGTCCAAGCTATGTCTTAGGCGGACGTGCGATGAGAATCGTATATGGTGATAATGATCTTAAAGCCTATATGGACGAAGTCATCGCTGTAAGTGATAGTGCGCCTGTGCTCATTGATAAGTTTTTAGAGCAGGCGACAGAATTTGATGTAGATTGCGTGAGTGATGGCAAAGATGTCTATATCGGCGGGATTATGGAGCATATCGAAGAAGCTGGGATTCATAGTGGGGATAGTGCAAGCTCACTTCCTGCAGTGAATGTCTCTCAAGAGATGCTCAATGAGATTATTGACACAACGGCAAAAATTGCTCTAAAACTTGGTGTCATAGGGCTTATGAATGTGCAATATGCAATTTCTGAAAACAAGCTTTATTTGATTGAAGTCAATCCGCGCGCTTCACGCACCGTGCCTTTTGTAAGCAAAGCCACAGGGATTCCTCTAGCAAAAGTGGCTACAAGGGTTATGTGGCATCATTCTATTGAGCAAAAAACAAACCAAGAATCTAATCATTCCACACTCTCAACAGACAAATCTCAAGGTGTCTTAGAAGAAGCGTTAGCTTTTTATGATAAATACAATATGATTCGCAAACACAAAAGCTTCTTGATTGATCAAACATCACACATCATTTATGAGCCTAAAAATACACATTATTGCAGCATTAAAGAATCTGTTTTTCCTTTCAATAAATTACCCGGAGCAGACTTATCATTAGGACCAGAAATGAAAAGCACCGGTGAAGTTATGGGTATTGGCAAAAGCTTTGGGATTGCTTTTGGCAAAAGTCAATTAGCTTGTAAAAATGCCTTGCCGAAAGTTGGGCAAATTTTTCTCTCTCTAGCAGATCAAGACAAAAAATTGGGCATTGAATTGGGTAAAAAACTAACCGAGCTTGGCTTTGTTGTATGTGCGACTGAAGGGACATATCATATCTTAAATGAACATCAAATCCCTGCAAAACATATTTTGAAAGTCAGTGAAGGACGACCTAATATCATTGACTTAATGACAAATGCTCAAATTGATCTTGCTATCAACACAAGTGATCATTCTTCCAACAAAGAAGACACGCTTTTGATACGGACACAGATTATCAAAAATGCTATTCCATACTTTACGACTTTATCCGCAGCACAAGTCGCTTTAGAGGCTATCAAACAAATGCGTGAAAACAACATTGATGAGGCTTATGCCTTGCAAGATTACCTCCGCAAACAATGA